A window of Citrus sinensis cultivar Valencia sweet orange chromosome 7, DVS_A1.0, whole genome shotgun sequence contains these coding sequences:
- the LOC102608552 gene encoding putative disease resistance protein RGA3, protein MADAAVSRLLELLVSISTEENREEGRLIVGDGKEVKRLVSNFQASQAFLADAEQRQVKEEAVRLWLDQLKDACYDMEDVLDEWITTRLKLQIEGVLDDHESAPTLVSQKVCSFLPAACFCFNFRAGLHRGIAIKIKELNECVDDIAKQRDMFGFNVSRSVGPSKRLETTSLVDESAVYGRDEEKNTLISKLLSESSEKIRGLHIISIVGMAGIGKTTLAQLAYNSDETRRHFNTKLWVCVSATFDEFTIAKSIVGSLGGSVGNFVEFQSLMLHISKCIVGKKFFLVLDDVWTEDYYKWEPLFHCLKNGLHGSKILITTRKETVARVMKSTDIIMVREFTEDVSWSLFCHIAFFGRSPPEREHLEEIGRDIVRKCNGLPLAIKTVGMLLRSRNTIDEWQMIFESELWVEMGPFAPLLLSYNDLPSTVKSCFLYCAIFPKDFQINKDKLIKLWMAQGYLGKRESEEEMEIIGEEYFDLLAMQSLFQDFEKDDNGKILSCKMHGIVHDFAQYLAKNESLTMEANDGLQATNISYGYKLRHLMLALNKAVSFPVSICGAKRVRSLLIQYGVTNCSSISEVLPKIFNELTSLRALDLSGQFWWEKVIITIPEGIERLILLRYLNLSSLKMKELPEKLCELINLQTLELSWCTNLRKLPEGMEKLIRLRHLVNVETSLSYIPRGIERLTSLRTLSEFVVSGDGKACTLASLKNLNHLQGSLSVKNLGSVTDFSVVKEANLQNKRKIIRLYLNFENDAEELRMNKDDESRMFTDERVLEALQPPPNLEFLEIRGYKGNASYLDCIMSLSVLRTLNLHGCTNLDHLPPLGKLSSLESLSISSMRSVRVGNELLGIRSIDASSSSSDIVFPKLKSLKFVNMEEWEDWDCGTIMPCLRFLSLVHCPKLKALPGHILQTDALEELTINWCTVLEERYNETGEDWDKISRIPSIIINFEFVKRGRP, encoded by the coding sequence ATGGCTGACGCAGCTGTTTCCCGTCTCTTGGAGCTGCTGGTTTCAATATCTACTGAAGAGAATAGAGAGGAGGGGAGGCTTATTGTGGGTGACGGCAAAGAGGTGAAAAGGCTCGTATCCAATTTTCAAGCCAGCCAAGCCTTTCTTGCAGATGCAGAGCAGAGGCAAGTGAAGGAGGAAGCTGTCAGACTTTGGCTGGATCAGCTCAAAGACGCATGTTATGACATGGAAGATGTGTTGGATGAGTGGATCACTACTAGGCTCAAATTGCAAATCGAGGGAGTACTTGATGATCATGAGAGTGCTCCAACTCTTGTTTCTCAGAAGGTGTGTTCCTTCCTTCCTGCTGCTtgcttttgtttcaattttcgAGCCGGTTTGCATCGTGGTATTGCTATCAAGATAAAAGAGTTAAATGAATGTGTAGATGATATTGCCAAACAGAGAGATATGTTTGGTTTTAATGTAAGTAGGAGTGTTGGGCCATCAAAACGACTGGAAACTACCTCTCTAGTTGACGAATCAGCAGTATATGGTCGAGATGAGGAGAAGAATACTTTAATAAGCAAGTTGTTGTCCGAGAGTAGCGAAAAAATAAGAGGCCTCCATATCATCTCAATTGTTGGTATGGCAGGGATTGGGAAGACTACCCTTGCTCAATTGGCCTACAATAGTGATGAGACGCGGAGACATTTCAACACAAAATTGTGGGTGTGTGTATCTGCCACTTTTGATGAGTTCACGATTGCCAAATCAATTGTTGGCTCTCTAGGAGGCAGCGTCGGTAATTTTGTGGAATTTCAATCTCTGATGCTACATATTAGCAAGTGTATTGTGggtaagaaattttttcttgtcttaGATGATGTGTGGACTGAAGATTACTATAAATGGGAACCATTATTTCACTGTCTAAAGAATGGTCTCCATGGaagcaaaattttgattacCACACGTAAAGAAACAGTTGCTCGTGTGATGAAATCAACCGACATTATCATGGTTAGGGAATTTACTGAAGATGTAAGTTGGTCATTGTTTTGCCATATTGCATTTTTTGGTAGATCTCCTCCGGAGCGTGAACATCTTGAAGAAATTGGGAGAGATATTGTGCGCAAGTGCAACGGCTTACCTCTTGCTATAAAGACTGTTGGGATGCTTTTGCGCTCTAGAAATACTATTGACGAGTGGCAAATGATCTTCGAAAGTGAACTGTGGGTTGAGATGGGACCTTTTGCCCCTTTATTGTTGAGTTATAATGATTTGCCCTCTACTGTTAAAAGTTGTTTCTTATATTGTGCCATCTTTCCAAAAGATTTCCAAATcaataaagataaattgattaaattgtGGATGGCTCAAGGTTATCTTGGTAAGAGAGAAAGTGAAGAGGAGATGGAGATAATTGGTGAAGAGTATTTTGACTTGTTAGCGATGCAATCTTTATTCCAAGACTTTGAAAAAGATGATAATGGTAAGATTTTATCATGTAAGATGCATGGCATAGTGCATGATTTTGCCCAATATCTAGCTAAGAATGAAAGTCTTACTATGGAAGCTAATGATGGTCTTCAGGCAACAAACATCAGTTATGGTTATAAGCTTCGTCATTTAATGTTGGCTCTCAATAAAGCTGTTTCTTTTCCTGTCTCCATCTGTGGAGCTAAAAGAGTTCGCAGCCTCTTGATTCAATATGGAGTTACAAACTGTTCATCAATTAGTGAGGTACtaccaaaaattttcaatgagTTGACATCTTTACGGGCATTAGATCTAAGTGGACAATTTTGGTGGGAAAAAGTGATAATAACGATTCCAGAAGGGATAGAGAGACTGATTCTTTTGAGATACCTTAATTTGTCCTCactaaaaatgaaagaattgcCTGAGAAATTGTGTGAgctaattaatttacaaacttTAGAGCTCAGTTGGTGTACCAATCTCAGAAAGTTACCTGAAGGAATGGAGAAGTTAATCAGACTAAGGCATCTTGTAAATGTTGAGACGTCACTAAGTTACATACCAAGAGGAATTGAAAGATTGACTAGTCTTCGGACATTAAGTGAATTCGTTGTGAGTGGTGATGGCAAAGCATGCACCCTTGCAAGTTTAAAAAACTTGAACCACCTTCAAGGGTCTCTTAGTGTAAAAAATTTGGGAAGTGTTACAGATTTCAGTGTGGTTAAGGAAGCAAATCTgcagaacaaaagaaaaatcattcgTTTGtatctaaattttgaaaatgatgcagaggAACTTAGGATGAATAAGGATGATGAAAGTAGGATGTTTACAGATGAAAGAGTTCTTGAAGCCTTACAACCACCTCCAAATTTAGAGTTTCTGGAGATTAGAGGCTACAAAGGCAACGCCAGCTACCTTGATTGCATAATGTCATTGAGTGTGTTGAGGACGTTAAATCTCCATGGTTGCACCAATTTGGATCATTTGCCTCCTCTGGGAAAACTTTCATCTCTTGAATCACTCTCTATAAGCAGTATGCGGAGTGTGAGAGTAGGTAACGAACTTCTGGGAATAAGAAGCATTGATGcgtcatcatcttcatcagaTATTGTCTTCCCCAAATTGAAATCTCTTAAGTTTGTAAACATGGAAGAATGGGAAGATTGGGATTGTGGGACAATCATGCCATGTCTTCGTTTCTTGTCACTTGTACACTGTCCCAAATTGAAGGCACTGCCAGGCCACATTCTTCAAACAGATGCACTGGAGGAATTGACTATCAATTGGTGCACTGTTCTGGAAGAGCGTTACAATGAGACAGGAGAGGACTGGGACAAAATTTCTCGAATCCCTAgcatcataattaattttgaatttgtgaaAAGAGGTAGACCTTGA